From the genome of Aquila chrysaetos chrysaetos chromosome 12, bAquChr1.4, whole genome shotgun sequence, one region includes:
- the UPF1 gene encoding regulator of nonsense transcripts 1 isoform X4 yields the protein MSVEAYGPSSQTLTFLDTEEAELLGADTQGSEFEFTDFTLPSQTQTPPGPGQAGPGQGQGPPGAGQGPPGPIEAQVNGPDGILQNGAVDDNVAKTSQLLAELNFEEDEEDTYYTKDLPVHACSYCGIHDPACVVYCNTSKKWFCNGRGNTSGSHIVNHLVRAKCKEVTLHKDGPLGETVLECYNCGCRNVFLLGFIPAKADSVVVLLCRQPCASQSSLKDINWDSSQWQPLIQDRCFLSWLVKIPSEQEQLRARQITAQQINKLEELWKENPSATLEDLEKPGVDEEPQHVLLRYEDAYQYQNIFGPLVKLEADYDKKLKESQTQDNITVRWDLGLNKKRIAYFTLPKTDSDMRLMQGDEICLRYKGDLAPLWKGIGHVIKVPDNYGDEIAIELRSSVGAPVEVTHNFQVDFVWKSTSFDRMQSALKTFAVDETSVSGYIYHKLLGHEVEDVIIKCQLPKRFTAQGLPDLNHSQVYAVKTVLQRPLSLIQGPPGTGKTVTSATIVYHLARQGNGPVLVCAPSNIAVDQLTEKIHQTGLKVVRLCAKSREAIDSPVSFLALHNQIRNMDSMPELQKLQQLKDETGELSSADEKRYRALKRTAERELLMNADVICCTCVGAGDPRLAKMQFRSILIDESTQATEPECMVPVVLGAKQLILVGDHCQLGPVVMCKKAAKAGLSQSLFERLVVLGIRPIRLQVQYRMHPALSAFPSNIFYEGSLQNGVTAADRVKKGFDFQWPQPDKPMFFYVTQGQEEIASSGTSYLNRTEAANVEKITTKLLKAGAKPDQIGIITPYEGQRSYLVQYMQFSGSLHTKLYQEVEIASVDAFQGREKDFIILSCVRANEHQGIGFLNDPRRLNVALTRARYGVIIVGNPKALSKQPLWNHLLNYYKEQKVLVEGPLNNLRESLMQFSKPRKLVNTINPGARFMTTAMYDAREAIIPGSVYDRSSQGRPSNMYFQTHDQIGMISAGPSHVAAMNIPIPFNLVMPPMPPPGYFGQANGPAAGRGAPKGKTGRGGRQKNRFGIPGTSQSNLPNSQASQDVVSQPFSQGPLTQGYISMSQPSQMSQPGLSQPELSQDSYLGDEFKSQIDVALSQDSTYQGERAYQHGGVTGLSQY from the exons GTTAATGGACCTGATGGCATTCTACAGAATGGAGCTGTGGATGATAATGTGGCTAAAACCAGCCAGCTTCTGGCAGAATTGAATTttgaagaagatgaagaagataCGTATTACACAAAGGATCTTCCTGTGCATGCTTGCAG ttACTGTGGTATCCATGACCCTGCTTGTGTGGTTTACTGTAACACCAGCAAAAAGTGGTTCTGTAACGGGCGTGGAAATACATCTGGCAG CCACATTGTTAATCATCTTGTGAGAGCAAAGTGCAAAGAGGTGACTCTCCATAAAGATGGACCTCTAGGAGAGACTGTCTTGGAATGTTATAACTGTGGATGTCGTAATGTGTTTCTCCTTGGCTTTATTCCAGCTAAGGCAGACTCTGTGGTTGTTTTGCTGTGCAG GCAGCCATGTGCCAGTCAGAGCAGTTTAAAGGATATTAATTGGGACAGTTCACAGTGGCAGCCTCTTATCCAAGATCGCTGTTTCCTTTCGTGGCTGGTAAAGATTCCCTCTGAACAGGAACAGTTGAGAGCACGTCAGATTACGGCTCAACAGATTAACAAACTGGAAGAACTTTGGAAG GAAAATCCATCTGCAACCCTAGAGGACTTAGAAAAGCCTGGTGTTGATGAAGAACCACAGCATGTCCTGCTTAGATATGAAGATGCTTATCAATACCAAAATATATTTGGTCCTCTAGTCAAGCTTGAGGCAGACTATGACAAGAAACTCAAGGAGTCTCAG ACCCAAGATAACATCACAGTCAGATGGGACCTGGGCTTGAACAAGAAAAGAATTGCTTATTTCACTTTGCCAAAGACTGATTCAG ATATGCGTCTTATGCAAGGAGATGAGATCTGCTTGAGGTATAAAGGAGACCTGGCCCCTTTATGGAAAGGAATTGGTCATGTTATCAAAGTTCCTGATA ATTATGGTGATGAGATAGCCATTGAACTGAGGAGCAGCGTTGGAGCGCCTGTGGAAGTTACTCATAACTTCCAAGTAGATTTTGTATGGAAGTCTACTTCATTTGACAG AATGCagagtgctttaaaaacatttgctgtgGATGAGACTTCAGTGTCTGGGTACATCTATCACAAACTGTTAGGTCATGAGGTAGAAGATGTAATTATTAAATGCCAGTTGCCAAAGCGCTTTACAGCACAAGGACTTCCTGATCTCAACCATTCTCAG gtttatGCTGTGAAAACTGTCCTGCAGCGTCCTCTGAGCCTTATTCAGGGTCCCCCTGGTACCGGAAAAACAGTGACATCAGCCACAATCGTCTATCATCTGGCTAGACAGGGCAATGG GCCTGTGTTAGTCTGTGCTCCGAGTAATATAGCTGTAGATCAGTTGACTGAGAAGATCCATCAAACTGGACTGAAAGTGGTTCGTCTGTGTGCTAAAAGTCGTGAGGCAATTGACTCTCCTGTATCCTTCTTGGCATTGCATAACCAGATCAGAAACATGGATAG CATGCCAGAGcttcagaaactgcagcagCTTAAAGATGAAACTGGAGAACTGTCATCTGCTGATGAGAAACGTTACCGTGCACTGAAACGAACAGCAGAGCGTGAATTACTTATG AATGCAGATGTGATCTGTTGCACATGTGTGGGAGCTGGTGATCCAAGACTTGCAAAAATGCAGTTCCGCTCCATTCTGATTGATGAAAGCACACAGGCTACTGAGCCAGAGTGCATGGTGCCAGTTGTCCTGGGAGCAAAACAG cttATTCTTGTGGGTGACCACTGCCAGCTTGGTCCTGTTGTGATGTGTAAAAAAGCTGCAAAGGCTGGCCTATCTCAGTCTCTCTTCGAGAGGCTTGTGGTGCTTGGGATTCGTCCGATTCGCCTGCAAGTGCAGTATCGCATGCATCCTGCACTTAGTGCTTTTCCATCCAATATCTTCTATGAGGGTTCACTCCAGAATGGTGTTACTGCAG CGGACCGTGTGAAAAAAGGGTTTGATTTCCAGTGGCCACAGCCAGATAAGCCAATGTTTTTCTATGTTACACAAGGACAGGAGGAAATTGCCAGCTCAGGCACCTCTTACTTAAACAG GACGGAAGCTGCCAATGTGGAAAAGATAACTACAAAGCTATTGAAAGCTGGTGCCAAACCAGATCAGATTGGCATTATTACACCTTATGAAGGTCAACGATCCTATCTGGTGCAGTACATGCAATTCAGTGGTTCCTTGCATACAAAGCTCTACCAG GAAGTGGAAATTGCAAGTGTGGATGCCTTCCAGGGCCGAGAGAAGGACTTTATTATCCTTTCTTGTGTGAGGGCCAATGAACACCAAGGAATAGGGTTTCTGAATGACCCCAGGCGTCTTAACGTAGCTCTTACAAGAGCAAG GTATGGAGTAATTATTGTTGGGAACCCAAAAGCACTGTCTAAACAACCACTTTGGAATCACCTGCTGAATTACTACAAGGAGCAGAAGGTTCTGGTGGAGGGACCACTGAATAATCTCCGGGAAAGCCTTATGCAGTTCAGCAAGCCCCGGAAACTTGTCAATACCATCAACCCA GGTGCCCGTTTCATGACTACTGCCATGTATGATGCACGTGAGGCTATTATTCCAGGATCTGTCTATGACCGGAGCAGTCAAG ggcgCCCATCCAACATGTACTTCCAAACCCATGACCAGATCGGGATGATCAGTGCTGGCCCCAGCCATGTCGCTGCTATGAACATTCCTATCCCTTTCAACCTTGTGATGCCACCAATGCCACCACCGGGATACTTTGGCCAGGCTAACGGACCAGCCGCAG GACGTGGGGCGCCAAAAGGGAAGACTGGTCGTGGTGGGCGCCAGAAAAATCGTTTTGGGATTCCTGGAACTAGTCAGTCAAACCTTCCAAATAGTCAAGCGAGCCAAGATGTGGTGTCCCAGCCTTTCTCCCAGGGTCCACTGACTCAGGGGTATATCTCCATGAGTCAGCCATCACAGATGAGTCAGCCTGGGCTCTCCCAACCAGAATTATCACAG GACAGTTACCTTGGTGATGAGTTTAAATCTCAGATTGACGTGGCGCTGTCACAGGACTCTACTTACCAGGGTGAACGTGCATATCAACATGGTGGAGTGACGGGACTGTCACAGTATTAG
- the UPF1 gene encoding regulator of nonsense transcripts 1 isoform X2: MSVEAYGPSSQTLTFLDTEEAELLGADTQGSEFEFTDFTLPSQTQTPPGPGQAGPGQGQGPPGAGQGPPGPIEAQVNGPDGILQNGAVDDNVAKTSQLLAELNFEEDEEDTYYTKDLPVHACSYCGIHDPACVVYCNTSKKWFCNGRGNTSGSHIVNHLVRAKCKEVTLHKDGPLGETVLECYNCGCRNVFLLGFIPAKADSVVVLLCRQPCASQSSLKDINWDSSQWQPLIQDRCFLSWLVKIPSEQEQLRARQITAQQINKLEELWKENPSATLEDLEKPGVDEEPQHVLLRYEDAYQYQNIFGPLVKLEADYDKKLKESQTQDNITVRWDLGLNKKRIAYFTLPKTDSDMRLMQGDEICLRYKGDLAPLWKGIGHVIKVPDSSTDYGDEIAIELRSSVGAPVEVTHNFQVDFVWKSTSFDRMQSALKTFAVDETSVSGYIYHKLLGHEVEDVIIKCQLPKRFTAQGLPDLNHSQVYAVKTVLQRPLSLIQGPPGTGKTVTSATIVYHLARQGNGPVLVCAPSNIAVDQLTEKIHQTGLKVVRLCAKSREAIDSPVSFLALHNQIRNMDSMPELQKLQQLKDETGELSSADEKRYRALKRTAERELLMNADVICCTCVGAGDPRLAKMQFRSILIDESTQATEPECMVPVVLGAKQLILVGDHCQLGPVVMCKKAAKAGLSQSLFERLVVLGIRPIRLQVQYRMHPALSAFPSNIFYEGSLQNGVTAADRVKKGFDFQWPQPDKPMFFYVTQGQEEIASSGTSYLNRTEAANVEKITTKLLKAGAKPDQIGIITPYEGQRSYLVQYMQFSGSLHTKLYQEVEIASVDAFQGREKDFIILSCVRANEHQGIGFLNDPRRLNVALTRARYGVIIVGNPKALSKQPLWNHLLNYYKEQKVLVEGPLNNLRESLMQFSKPRKLVNTINPGARFMTTAMYDAREAIIPGSVYDRSSQGRPSNMYFQTHDQIGMISAGPSHVAAMNIPIPFNLVMPPMPPPGYFGQANGPAAGRGAPKGKTGRGGRQKNRFGIPGTSQSNLPNSQASQDVVSQPFSQGPLTQGYISMSQPSQMSQPGLSQPELSQDSYLGDEFKSQIDVALSQDSTYQGERAYQHGGVTGLSQY, from the exons GTTAATGGACCTGATGGCATTCTACAGAATGGAGCTGTGGATGATAATGTGGCTAAAACCAGCCAGCTTCTGGCAGAATTGAATTttgaagaagatgaagaagataCGTATTACACAAAGGATCTTCCTGTGCATGCTTGCAG ttACTGTGGTATCCATGACCCTGCTTGTGTGGTTTACTGTAACACCAGCAAAAAGTGGTTCTGTAACGGGCGTGGAAATACATCTGGCAG CCACATTGTTAATCATCTTGTGAGAGCAAAGTGCAAAGAGGTGACTCTCCATAAAGATGGACCTCTAGGAGAGACTGTCTTGGAATGTTATAACTGTGGATGTCGTAATGTGTTTCTCCTTGGCTTTATTCCAGCTAAGGCAGACTCTGTGGTTGTTTTGCTGTGCAG GCAGCCATGTGCCAGTCAGAGCAGTTTAAAGGATATTAATTGGGACAGTTCACAGTGGCAGCCTCTTATCCAAGATCGCTGTTTCCTTTCGTGGCTGGTAAAGATTCCCTCTGAACAGGAACAGTTGAGAGCACGTCAGATTACGGCTCAACAGATTAACAAACTGGAAGAACTTTGGAAG GAAAATCCATCTGCAACCCTAGAGGACTTAGAAAAGCCTGGTGTTGATGAAGAACCACAGCATGTCCTGCTTAGATATGAAGATGCTTATCAATACCAAAATATATTTGGTCCTCTAGTCAAGCTTGAGGCAGACTATGACAAGAAACTCAAGGAGTCTCAG ACCCAAGATAACATCACAGTCAGATGGGACCTGGGCTTGAACAAGAAAAGAATTGCTTATTTCACTTTGCCAAAGACTGATTCAG ATATGCGTCTTATGCAAGGAGATGAGATCTGCTTGAGGTATAAAGGAGACCTGGCCCCTTTATGGAAAGGAATTGGTCATGTTATCAAAGTTCCTGATA GTTCTACAGATTATGGTGATGAGATAGCCATTGAACTGAGGAGCAGCGTTGGAGCGCCTGTGGAAGTTACTCATAACTTCCAAGTAGATTTTGTATGGAAGTCTACTTCATTTGACAG AATGCagagtgctttaaaaacatttgctgtgGATGAGACTTCAGTGTCTGGGTACATCTATCACAAACTGTTAGGTCATGAGGTAGAAGATGTAATTATTAAATGCCAGTTGCCAAAGCGCTTTACAGCACAAGGACTTCCTGATCTCAACCATTCTCAG gtttatGCTGTGAAAACTGTCCTGCAGCGTCCTCTGAGCCTTATTCAGGGTCCCCCTGGTACCGGAAAAACAGTGACATCAGCCACAATCGTCTATCATCTGGCTAGACAGGGCAATGG GCCTGTGTTAGTCTGTGCTCCGAGTAATATAGCTGTAGATCAGTTGACTGAGAAGATCCATCAAACTGGACTGAAAGTGGTTCGTCTGTGTGCTAAAAGTCGTGAGGCAATTGACTCTCCTGTATCCTTCTTGGCATTGCATAACCAGATCAGAAACATGGATAG CATGCCAGAGcttcagaaactgcagcagCTTAAAGATGAAACTGGAGAACTGTCATCTGCTGATGAGAAACGTTACCGTGCACTGAAACGAACAGCAGAGCGTGAATTACTTATG AATGCAGATGTGATCTGTTGCACATGTGTGGGAGCTGGTGATCCAAGACTTGCAAAAATGCAGTTCCGCTCCATTCTGATTGATGAAAGCACACAGGCTACTGAGCCAGAGTGCATGGTGCCAGTTGTCCTGGGAGCAAAACAG cttATTCTTGTGGGTGACCACTGCCAGCTTGGTCCTGTTGTGATGTGTAAAAAAGCTGCAAAGGCTGGCCTATCTCAGTCTCTCTTCGAGAGGCTTGTGGTGCTTGGGATTCGTCCGATTCGCCTGCAAGTGCAGTATCGCATGCATCCTGCACTTAGTGCTTTTCCATCCAATATCTTCTATGAGGGTTCACTCCAGAATGGTGTTACTGCAG CGGACCGTGTGAAAAAAGGGTTTGATTTCCAGTGGCCACAGCCAGATAAGCCAATGTTTTTCTATGTTACACAAGGACAGGAGGAAATTGCCAGCTCAGGCACCTCTTACTTAAACAG GACGGAAGCTGCCAATGTGGAAAAGATAACTACAAAGCTATTGAAAGCTGGTGCCAAACCAGATCAGATTGGCATTATTACACCTTATGAAGGTCAACGATCCTATCTGGTGCAGTACATGCAATTCAGTGGTTCCTTGCATACAAAGCTCTACCAG GAAGTGGAAATTGCAAGTGTGGATGCCTTCCAGGGCCGAGAGAAGGACTTTATTATCCTTTCTTGTGTGAGGGCCAATGAACACCAAGGAATAGGGTTTCTGAATGACCCCAGGCGTCTTAACGTAGCTCTTACAAGAGCAAG GTATGGAGTAATTATTGTTGGGAACCCAAAAGCACTGTCTAAACAACCACTTTGGAATCACCTGCTGAATTACTACAAGGAGCAGAAGGTTCTGGTGGAGGGACCACTGAATAATCTCCGGGAAAGCCTTATGCAGTTCAGCAAGCCCCGGAAACTTGTCAATACCATCAACCCA GGTGCCCGTTTCATGACTACTGCCATGTATGATGCACGTGAGGCTATTATTCCAGGATCTGTCTATGACCGGAGCAGTCAAG ggcgCCCATCCAACATGTACTTCCAAACCCATGACCAGATCGGGATGATCAGTGCTGGCCCCAGCCATGTCGCTGCTATGAACATTCCTATCCCTTTCAACCTTGTGATGCCACCAATGCCACCACCGGGATACTTTGGCCAGGCTAACGGACCAGCCGCAG GACGTGGGGCGCCAAAAGGGAAGACTGGTCGTGGTGGGCGCCAGAAAAATCGTTTTGGGATTCCTGGAACTAGTCAGTCAAACCTTCCAAATAGTCAAGCGAGCCAAGATGTGGTGTCCCAGCCTTTCTCCCAGGGTCCACTGACTCAGGGGTATATCTCCATGAGTCAGCCATCACAGATGAGTCAGCCTGGGCTCTCCCAACCAGAATTATCACAG GACAGTTACCTTGGTGATGAGTTTAAATCTCAGATTGACGTGGCGCTGTCACAGGACTCTACTTACCAGGGTGAACGTGCATATCAACATGGTGGAGTGACGGGACTGTCACAGTATTAG
- the UPF1 gene encoding regulator of nonsense transcripts 1 isoform X3: MSVEAYGPSSQTLTFLDTEEAELLGADTQGSEFEFTDFTLPSQTQTPPGPGQAGPGQGQGPPGAGQGPPGPIEAQVNGPDGILQNGAVDDNVAKTSQLLAELNFEEDEEDTYYTKDLPVHACSYCGIHDPACVVYCNTSKKWFCNGRGNTSGSHIVNHLVRAKCKEVTLHKDGPLGETVLECYNCGCRNVFLLGFIPAKADSVVVLLCRLCRQPCASQSSLKDINWDSSQWQPLIQDRCFLSWLVKIPSEQEQLRARQITAQQINKLEELWKENPSATLEDLEKPGVDEEPQHVLLRYEDAYQYQNIFGPLVKLEADYDKKLKESQTQDNITVRWDLGLNKKRIAYFTLPKTDSDMRLMQGDEICLRYKGDLAPLWKGIGHVIKVPDNYGDEIAIELRSSVGAPVEVTHNFQVDFVWKSTSFDRMQSALKTFAVDETSVSGYIYHKLLGHEVEDVIIKCQLPKRFTAQGLPDLNHSQVYAVKTVLQRPLSLIQGPPGTGKTVTSATIVYHLARQGNGPVLVCAPSNIAVDQLTEKIHQTGLKVVRLCAKSREAIDSPVSFLALHNQIRNMDSMPELQKLQQLKDETGELSSADEKRYRALKRTAERELLMNADVICCTCVGAGDPRLAKMQFRSILIDESTQATEPECMVPVVLGAKQLILVGDHCQLGPVVMCKKAAKAGLSQSLFERLVVLGIRPIRLQVQYRMHPALSAFPSNIFYEGSLQNGVTAADRVKKGFDFQWPQPDKPMFFYVTQGQEEIASSGTSYLNRTEAANVEKITTKLLKAGAKPDQIGIITPYEGQRSYLVQYMQFSGSLHTKLYQEVEIASVDAFQGREKDFIILSCVRANEHQGIGFLNDPRRLNVALTRARYGVIIVGNPKALSKQPLWNHLLNYYKEQKVLVEGPLNNLRESLMQFSKPRKLVNTINPGARFMTTAMYDAREAIIPGSVYDRSSQGRPSNMYFQTHDQIGMISAGPSHVAAMNIPIPFNLVMPPMPPPGYFGQANGPAAGRGAPKGKTGRGGRQKNRFGIPGTSQSNLPNSQASQDVVSQPFSQGPLTQGYISMSQPSQMSQPGLSQPELSQDSYLGDEFKSQIDVALSQDSTYQGERAYQHGGVTGLSQY; the protein is encoded by the exons GTTAATGGACCTGATGGCATTCTACAGAATGGAGCTGTGGATGATAATGTGGCTAAAACCAGCCAGCTTCTGGCAGAATTGAATTttgaagaagatgaagaagataCGTATTACACAAAGGATCTTCCTGTGCATGCTTGCAG ttACTGTGGTATCCATGACCCTGCTTGTGTGGTTTACTGTAACACCAGCAAAAAGTGGTTCTGTAACGGGCGTGGAAATACATCTGGCAG CCACATTGTTAATCATCTTGTGAGAGCAAAGTGCAAAGAGGTGACTCTCCATAAAGATGGACCTCTAGGAGAGACTGTCTTGGAATGTTATAACTGTGGATGTCGTAATGTGTTTCTCCTTGGCTTTATTCCAGCTAAGGCAGACTCTGTGGTTGTTTTGCTGTGCAG gtTGTGCAGGCAGCCATGTGCCAGTCAGAGCAGTTTAAAGGATATTAATTGGGACAGTTCACAGTGGCAGCCTCTTATCCAAGATCGCTGTTTCCTTTCGTGGCTGGTAAAGATTCCCTCTGAACAGGAACAGTTGAGAGCACGTCAGATTACGGCTCAACAGATTAACAAACTGGAAGAACTTTGGAAG GAAAATCCATCTGCAACCCTAGAGGACTTAGAAAAGCCTGGTGTTGATGAAGAACCACAGCATGTCCTGCTTAGATATGAAGATGCTTATCAATACCAAAATATATTTGGTCCTCTAGTCAAGCTTGAGGCAGACTATGACAAGAAACTCAAGGAGTCTCAG ACCCAAGATAACATCACAGTCAGATGGGACCTGGGCTTGAACAAGAAAAGAATTGCTTATTTCACTTTGCCAAAGACTGATTCAG ATATGCGTCTTATGCAAGGAGATGAGATCTGCTTGAGGTATAAAGGAGACCTGGCCCCTTTATGGAAAGGAATTGGTCATGTTATCAAAGTTCCTGATA ATTATGGTGATGAGATAGCCATTGAACTGAGGAGCAGCGTTGGAGCGCCTGTGGAAGTTACTCATAACTTCCAAGTAGATTTTGTATGGAAGTCTACTTCATTTGACAG AATGCagagtgctttaaaaacatttgctgtgGATGAGACTTCAGTGTCTGGGTACATCTATCACAAACTGTTAGGTCATGAGGTAGAAGATGTAATTATTAAATGCCAGTTGCCAAAGCGCTTTACAGCACAAGGACTTCCTGATCTCAACCATTCTCAG gtttatGCTGTGAAAACTGTCCTGCAGCGTCCTCTGAGCCTTATTCAGGGTCCCCCTGGTACCGGAAAAACAGTGACATCAGCCACAATCGTCTATCATCTGGCTAGACAGGGCAATGG GCCTGTGTTAGTCTGTGCTCCGAGTAATATAGCTGTAGATCAGTTGACTGAGAAGATCCATCAAACTGGACTGAAAGTGGTTCGTCTGTGTGCTAAAAGTCGTGAGGCAATTGACTCTCCTGTATCCTTCTTGGCATTGCATAACCAGATCAGAAACATGGATAG CATGCCAGAGcttcagaaactgcagcagCTTAAAGATGAAACTGGAGAACTGTCATCTGCTGATGAGAAACGTTACCGTGCACTGAAACGAACAGCAGAGCGTGAATTACTTATG AATGCAGATGTGATCTGTTGCACATGTGTGGGAGCTGGTGATCCAAGACTTGCAAAAATGCAGTTCCGCTCCATTCTGATTGATGAAAGCACACAGGCTACTGAGCCAGAGTGCATGGTGCCAGTTGTCCTGGGAGCAAAACAG cttATTCTTGTGGGTGACCACTGCCAGCTTGGTCCTGTTGTGATGTGTAAAAAAGCTGCAAAGGCTGGCCTATCTCAGTCTCTCTTCGAGAGGCTTGTGGTGCTTGGGATTCGTCCGATTCGCCTGCAAGTGCAGTATCGCATGCATCCTGCACTTAGTGCTTTTCCATCCAATATCTTCTATGAGGGTTCACTCCAGAATGGTGTTACTGCAG CGGACCGTGTGAAAAAAGGGTTTGATTTCCAGTGGCCACAGCCAGATAAGCCAATGTTTTTCTATGTTACACAAGGACAGGAGGAAATTGCCAGCTCAGGCACCTCTTACTTAAACAG GACGGAAGCTGCCAATGTGGAAAAGATAACTACAAAGCTATTGAAAGCTGGTGCCAAACCAGATCAGATTGGCATTATTACACCTTATGAAGGTCAACGATCCTATCTGGTGCAGTACATGCAATTCAGTGGTTCCTTGCATACAAAGCTCTACCAG GAAGTGGAAATTGCAAGTGTGGATGCCTTCCAGGGCCGAGAGAAGGACTTTATTATCCTTTCTTGTGTGAGGGCCAATGAACACCAAGGAATAGGGTTTCTGAATGACCCCAGGCGTCTTAACGTAGCTCTTACAAGAGCAAG GTATGGAGTAATTATTGTTGGGAACCCAAAAGCACTGTCTAAACAACCACTTTGGAATCACCTGCTGAATTACTACAAGGAGCAGAAGGTTCTGGTGGAGGGACCACTGAATAATCTCCGGGAAAGCCTTATGCAGTTCAGCAAGCCCCGGAAACTTGTCAATACCATCAACCCA GGTGCCCGTTTCATGACTACTGCCATGTATGATGCACGTGAGGCTATTATTCCAGGATCTGTCTATGACCGGAGCAGTCAAG ggcgCCCATCCAACATGTACTTCCAAACCCATGACCAGATCGGGATGATCAGTGCTGGCCCCAGCCATGTCGCTGCTATGAACATTCCTATCCCTTTCAACCTTGTGATGCCACCAATGCCACCACCGGGATACTTTGGCCAGGCTAACGGACCAGCCGCAG GACGTGGGGCGCCAAAAGGGAAGACTGGTCGTGGTGGGCGCCAGAAAAATCGTTTTGGGATTCCTGGAACTAGTCAGTCAAACCTTCCAAATAGTCAAGCGAGCCAAGATGTGGTGTCCCAGCCTTTCTCCCAGGGTCCACTGACTCAGGGGTATATCTCCATGAGTCAGCCATCACAGATGAGTCAGCCTGGGCTCTCCCAACCAGAATTATCACAG GACAGTTACCTTGGTGATGAGTTTAAATCTCAGATTGACGTGGCGCTGTCACAGGACTCTACTTACCAGGGTGAACGTGCATATCAACATGGTGGAGTGACGGGACTGTCACAGTATTAG